The genomic interval AGAAAGCCTAGCAACAGGCACTCTAAAAGGCGAACAACTCACATAATCTAGATTATTTTTATAGCAAAAGAAAATTGAGTCAGGATCACCACCGTGTTCACCACAAACCCCTGTATCAAGCTTTGGATTGGCCTCTTTGCCTTTTTTTACACCCATTTCAATTAAAGTCCCAACGCCTTTGGCATCAATTGTTACAAAGGGATCTTTTTCATATATCCCTTTTTCTATATAGGTTGGCAGGAACTTACCTGCATCATCCCTTGATAGACCCAATGTTGTTTGAGTTAAATCGTTTGTACCAAAGGAGAAAAAATCAGCATATTTAGCTACTTCATCTGCTGTTAATGCAGCCCTTGGCAATTCAACCATTGTACCAACCTTATACTCTATATCTATGTGATATATCTCTTTAACCTCATTAGCAACTTTATCAGTTAATTCTCTTAATATTTTAAGCTCTTTATAATCAGCAACAATTGGAATCATGATCTCAGGTATTACCTTTATATCTTCCTTTAAACATTCGCATGCAGCTTCCAATATCGCCCTAATCTGCATCTCGTATAGCTCTGGATAGGTAATACCTAACCTGCACCCTCTATGACCTAACATGGGGTTAAATTCTTTTAATCCTTCAACACGGGTTTTAAGATTATCCATTGAAACACCAGTAATATCAGAGATTTTCTTAAGTTCTCCATCTGTACGTGGAATAAATTCGTGTAATGGTGGATCTAACAATCTAATTGTCACAGGCAACCCATCCATTACTCTAAAAATAGCCTTAAAATCCTCTTTCTGATAGGGTTTTAATTTGTTAATGGCTTTTTTCCTGTCATCTAAATTTGAAGCTAACATCATCTCTCTAACAGCATCTATTCTGTCTCCTTCAAAAAACATGTGTTCTGTTCTGCATAAACCAATCCCCTCAGCTAAAAATTTTCTTGCAGTAGAAGCATCTTTTGGTGTATCAGCATTTGCTTTAACACCCATCTTCCTGATCTCGTCAGCCCACTCTAATATTTTATTAAATTCAGTAGAAAATTCTGGCATAACCAGTGGTACCTCACCTAATATTACCTCTCCTGTAGTTCCATCTATTGTTAAAACATCACCTTCACTTATCTTGTTATTACCAATTACCATATACTTGTCTTCTTCATTCACACTAATACCCTCACAACCTACAACACAACATTTTCCCATGCCTCGCGCAACAACAGCAGCATGACTGGTCATCCCCCCTCTTGAAGTTAACACTCCAGCAGCAACATGCATACCACCAATATCCTCTGGGGAAGTCTCGGTCCTAACTAATATTACTTTCTCACCCTTTTCTGCCCACTTCTCAGCATCATTTGCAGTGAAAACAACCTTGCCAACTGCAGCCCCTGGTGAAGCAGGCAAACCCTTAGCAACTGATTTAACCTTTGCATTTGGATCAACTGTAGGATGTAGTAATTGATTAACCTGTTCAGGGGTAATCTTCATTACAGCATCTCTTTTATTGATTATGCCTTCATTAACCATATCATAGGCTATCTTTACTGCTGCTCTTGCTGTCCTTTTTCCCGATCTCGTTTGAAGCATGTATAATACCTTTTTTTCAATTGTAAATTCAATATCTTGCATGTCTTTATAGTGATTTTCTAATTTATTACAAATGTCAACTAGTTGCTCATAAGCTTCTGGCATAAGCACTTTCAATTCACTGATTGGCTTTGGCGTTCTTATACCTGCTACTACATCCTCTCCCTGAGCATTTACCAAAAATTCTCCAAATACCTCTTTTTCTCCTGTAGAAGGATTTCTTGTAAAAGCAACACCTGTAGCCGAATCATCACCTAGATTACCAAATACCATAGCTACAATATTAACAGCTGTACCCCAATCTTCTGGGATATTATTTATTTGTCTATACTTTTTTGCCCTCTCATTATACCACGAATCAAAAACAGCATTTA from Deferribacterota bacterium carries:
- the ppdK gene encoding pyruvate, phosphate dikinase — protein: IEEKKKEKKVKFDTDLNTDDLKYIVEKFKEIVRTKLGKDFPFDPYGQLKLAINAVFDSWYNERAKKYRQINNIPEDWGTAVNIVAMVFGNLGDDSATGVAFTRNPSTGEKEVFGEFLVNAQGEDVVAGIRTPKPISELKVLMPEAYEQLVDICNKLENHYKDMQDIEFTIEKKVLYMLQTRSGKRTARAAVKIAYDMVNEGIINKRDAVMKITPEQVNQLLHPTVDPNAKVKSVAKGLPASPGAAVGKVVFTANDAEKWAEKGEKVILVRTETSPEDIGGMHVAAGVLTSRGGMTSHAAVVARGMGKCCVVGCEGISVNEEDKYMVIGNNKISEGDVLTIDGTTGEVILGEVPLVMPEFSTEFNKILEWADEIRKMGVKANADTPKDASTARKFLAEGIGLCRTEHMFFEGDRIDAVREMMLASNLDDRKKAINKLKPYQKEDFKAIFRVMDGLPVTIRLLDPPLHEFIPRTDGELKKISDITGVSMDNLKTRVEGLKEFNPMLGHRGCRLGITYPELYEMQIRAILEAACECLKEDIKVIPEIMIPIVADYKELKILRELTDKVANEVKEIYHIDIEYKVGTMVELPRAALTADEVAKYADFFSFGTNDLTQTTLGLSRDDAGKFLPTYIEKGIYEKDPFVTIDAKGVGTLIEMGVKKGKEANPKLDTGVCGEHGGDPDSIFFCYKNNLDYVSCSPFRVPVARLSAAQATIVIGDRN